The sequence CGATGGTTCCTGTTCTCATCGTCCCGCCTCCGCCGGAAAGAGCCCCACCTCGAAGTCGGTGCGCGGCTGGCGCCGCGGGTTCGAGCGGTCGTACATCAGCGCCCCGTCGATGAAGACCTGGTCGGCCCGCGTGTAGACGGAGAAGGGGTTCCCCGACCAGATCACCACGTCGGCGTTCTTCCCCGGCTCGAGCGTGCCCACCCAGCGGTCGATCCCCAGCGCCCACGCGGGGTTGGCGGTGATCCAGCGAACGGCGTCGTTCAGCGACACGTCGATCCCGATCTCCCGCCCCGCCTCGATGGCCTTCGCGGCCTCCTGGTTCAGCTTCTGGATCCCCGTGGGGTCGTCGGAGTGCACGATGGCGCGCACGCCGGCCTCGAACACCAGCGGCAGGTTGGCGCGGGTGAAGTCGAGCGCCTCCATCTTGAACCCCCACCAGTCGGCCCACAGCGACGCGCCGATCGAGTCGGCGGCCAGCAGGTCGCGCACCTTGTACGCTTCCACGCCGTGGTGGAAGGAGCGGATGCGGTAGCCGAACTCGTGCGACATGTCGATCATCTGCGCCATCTCGTCGGCCCGGTAGCAGTGGTTGTGCACCAGGATCTCGCCGCGCATCACGCCCACCAGCGTCTCCAGCTCCAGGTCGCGCTCGGGCGCGGTCCCCGAGTGGTCGCGGTCCCACCGCTCCCACTTGTCGCGGTACTGCTGCGCGCGGATCCACGCCTGCCGGTCGGCGGCCATCTCGCCCATGCGGGTGCTGGGGCCGCCTCGGTTGCCGTACACCCGCTTGGGGTTCTCGCCGCAGGCCATCTTCAGCCCGTACGGCGCGCCGGGGAACTTCATCCCCTGCACGGTGCGGCTGGGCACGTTCTTCAGCACCACGCTGCGCCCGCCGAACAGGTTGGCGCTCCCGGGGAGGATCTGCATCGTCGTGACGCCGCCCTCCAGCGCGCGCACGAAGCCGGGGTCCTGCGGCCACACCGAGTGCTCGGCCCACACCTCGGCGGTGTTGGGAGAGGTGGCCTCGTTCCCGTCGCTGTGCGCCTGCACCCCGGGCGACGGATAGACGCCCAGGTGCGAGTGCGTGTCGATCACGCCGGGGGTGACGAAGCGGTTGGTGGCGTCGATCACGGTGACGCCCGCGGGCGCGTCGACCGTCGCCCCGACGGCGGCGATCTTCCCGTCCACCAGCAGCACCTGGCCGTTGGGGATGACCTGCCCCGCCGCGGTCAGCACGGTGCCGCCGCGGATGAGCGTGGGCGTGGAGGGGAAGGGGCGGTACGTGCTGGGGAACGGCGTGGGCGCGGGGGCGCGCGGGGTGGAGGCGGGCTGGCTCTGCGCGGCGGGGCGCGCGGCCGGCCGGGCCTGCCCCTGCGCGCACGCCGCGGCCGCCGCCAGCACGAGCGCGTACGGCGCACGTTTCATGGGGACCTCGGCTCCTGGCTGGGTTCGGACCGGGTGTGGGATGAGCGTGAATGGGTGGGCGCCAACGTAGGCCGCCGTGCGCCCCGCACGCAAGGGAGCGGAAATACTGTATACGGCGCCGTCCGCACCGTTCGTCCCACGTCCCGCCGCCTGTCCCCTCCGCGGACGCCCCCGTCCCCGCGCGGGGACGGCCGCTCCGTCACCACTTTGTCTCACCGCGCGGAAACCCGCGTTCCCGCTGGGAAAATCCGCATCTCCTTGCACAAGCGTGACTTGGCACCGCACTTGCTCGTCAGAGGGGTCGAACCGGTGTAGCAGATCGCCGAAACCAGGAGTTTCTGAGCAATGAAGAAGAGCCTTTCGTTCCCCCTGGCGCTGGTGGTGGCGGCGGCGCTCTCGACGTCGCCGGCGCTGGCCCAGAAGGGGCGCGGGCACGGCAACGGCGGCGGGAACGGCCGCGGCCACGAGGCCAAGGAGCAGCAGCACATCCGCCGCAACGACGACCGCGACGACCGCGTCCGCCGCAGCGACCGCGACGACGACGACCGCTGGACCGACCGCGTGCTGCGCAACCGCACCGACAGCTACCGCCGCAGCGACAGCTACCGCAACAGCGGCACGCTGCGCCGCCGAGTGCCGCCGGGGTGGTGCATCGGGCGCGGCAACCCGCACAACACCGTGGAGAACTGCGGCCGGGGCTCCAACCGCTACGACCGGCGCTACGATCCGCGCTACAACGGCGGCTACACGTACGACAACTACGGCCGCCGCACCGACCGCTACGGCCGCACGGTCGACAGCTACGGCCGGGTGATCAACGACGGACGCTACGGCGACGGGCGTTACGGCACCGTGTACGGCGGCAGCAGCCGCAGCTCGTTCGACGCCTGGAAGCGCCAGCACGACGCGAACTGCCGCG comes from Longimicrobium sp. and encodes:
- a CDS encoding amidohydrolase family protein; its protein translation is MKRAPYALVLAAAAACAQGQARPAARPAAQSQPASTPRAPAPTPFPSTYRPFPSTPTLIRGGTVLTAAGQVIPNGQVLLVDGKIAAVGATVDAPAGVTVIDATNRFVTPGVIDTHSHLGVYPSPGVQAHSDGNEATSPNTAEVWAEHSVWPQDPGFVRALEGGVTTMQILPGSANLFGGRSVVLKNVPSRTVQGMKFPGAPYGLKMACGENPKRVYGNRGGPSTRMGEMAADRQAWIRAQQYRDKWERWDRDHSGTAPERDLELETLVGVMRGEILVHNHCYRADEMAQMIDMSHEFGYRIRSFHHGVEAYKVRDLLAADSIGASLWADWWGFKMEALDFTRANLPLVFEAGVRAIVHSDDPTGIQKLNQEAAKAIEAGREIGIDVSLNDAVRWITANPAWALGIDRWVGTLEPGKNADVVIWSGNPFSVYTRADQVFIDGALMYDRSNPRRQPRTDFEVGLFPAEAGR